In Meleagris gallopavo isolate NT-WF06-2002-E0010 breed Aviagen turkey brand Nicholas breeding stock chromosome 5, Turkey_5.1, whole genome shotgun sequence, a single window of DNA contains:
- the IFITM5 gene encoding interferon-induced transmembrane protein 5, producing the protein MDTSYPREDYLPMTSHKRDSSPTTVTSAPPRDHLIWSIFNTIYMNFCCLGFVALAFSVKARDRKVAGDVEAARRFSYKARCYNALATAGSVLLPILLTALVVTGVLHLSKLAQDSVGFFSNQFSTSDDEDK; encoded by the exons ATGGACACATCCTATCCCCGGGAGGACTACCTGCCCATGACATCCCACAAGCGGGACTCATCTCCCACCACTGTCACCTCTGCACCGCCCCGCGACCACCTCATCTGGTCCATCTTCAACACCATCTACATGAACTTCTGCTGCCTCGGCTTCGTGGCTCTTGCCTTCTCTGTCAAG GCACGGGACCGGAAGGTGGCAGGGGACGTGGAAGCTGCTCGGCGCTTCAGCTACAAAGCCCGCTGCTACAACGCGCTGGCCACAGCTGGCAGCGTGCTGCTGCCTATCCTGCTCACTGCTCTGGTGGTCACTGGTGTCCTCCACCTCTCCAAGCTCGCCCAGGACTCCGTGGGCTTCTTCAGCAACCAGTTCAGCACCAGCGATGATGAGGATAAGTGA
- the LOC100551205 gene encoding dispanin subfamily A member 2b-like — MKPQQAEVSIPLHPPGRGPPLSSVPQEQPRDFVLWSLFNVLAGFALAYLGCFCFPSLIFSIKARDCKVLGDLEGARRYGTRAKILNIIFSVLIAIGVLSTITIAIVLLTMSSRQI; from the exons ATGAAGCCGCAACAGGCGGAGGTGAGCATCCCGCTGCACCCACCCGGGCGGGGACCGCCCCTCTCCAGCGTCCCCCAAGAGCAGCCCCGCGACTTCGTCCTCTGGTCTCTCTTCAACGTCCTGGCAGGCTTCGCTCTCGCCTACCTCGGCTGTTTCTGCTTCCCCTCGCTCATCTTCTCCATCAAG GCCCGTGACTGCAAAGTGCTGGGGGACCTGGAAGGTGCCCGGCGGTACGGAACCCGGGCCAAGATTCTGAACATCATCTTCTCTGTGCTGATAGCCATCGGTGTGTTGTCCACTATCACCATTGCTATCGTGCTCCTCACCATGAGCAGCAGACAGATATAG
- the LOC109363691 gene encoding interferon-induced transmembrane protein 3-like, with amino-acid sequence MQSYPQHTSIDMPPYGQNVITAVPISPQPPPRDFVLWSLFNFVLCNAFCLGLCALSYSIKSRDRIIAKDFVGASSYGRTAKIFNIIALCLGLSVTILSIVLVVLYLPIYIVQP; translated from the exons ATGCAGAGCTACCCGCAGCACACCAGCATTGACATGCCACCCTATGGGCAGAATGTGATCACTGCTGTTCCCATCTCACCGCAGCCGCCCCCCAGGGATTTTGTACTCTGGTCTCTCTTCAACTTCGTGCTGTGCAATGCCTTCTGCCTGGGCCTCTGTGCACTCTCGTACTCTATCAAG TCCAGGGATAGGATAATTGCCAAGGACTTCGTTGGTGCCAGCAGCTACGGGAGGACAGCCAAGATCTTTAATATCATTGCGCTCTGTCTGGGACTCTCAGTGACCATCCTCTCCATCGTCCTGGTGGTTCTCTACCTTCCAATCTACATTGTGCAGCCCTGA
- the LOC100539142 gene encoding dispanin subfamily A member 2b-like encodes MERVRTPGPAIPPYEPLMDGLGMEEKTRSTVVTVENPLVPPPRDHLAWSLCTTLYANVCCLGFLALVFSVKSRDRKVLGDYSGALSYGSTAKYLNITAHLINVFLIILFIALVASGTIVVANIFNRYQQQHPEFIGPT; translated from the exons ATGGAGCGGGTCCGCACTCCGGGTCCGGCGATTCCACCGTACGAGCCTCTGATGGACGGGCTGGGCATGGAGGAGAAGACCCGCAGCACGGTGGTGACGGTGGAGAATCCCCTGGTGCCTCCTCCCCGCGACCACCTGGCCTGGTCGCTGTGCACCACGCTGTATGCCAACGTCTGCTGCCTCGGCTTCCTGGCGCTCGTCTTCTCCGTGAAG TCCAGAGATCGCAAAGTCCTGGGTGACTACAGTGGGGCGCTCAGTTATGGCTCCACTGCCAAGTACCTGAACATCACGGCCCATCTGATCAACGTCTTCCTCATCATCCTCTTCATCGCCCTGGTTGCCAGCGGCACCATCGTGGTGGCCAACATCTTCAACCGctaccagcagcagcaccccgAATTCATTGGACCCACTTAG